A region from the Triticum urartu cultivar G1812 chromosome 1, Tu2.1, whole genome shotgun sequence genome encodes:
- the LOC125536946 gene encoding peroxidase 1-like, with the protein MASRSLMVALLLAAVAATCARAQLHEKFYSESCPSVEDVVRREMVRALSLAPSLAGPLLRMHFHDCFVRGCDGSVLLDSANKTAEKDAQPNQTLRGFGFVERVKAAVEKACPDTVSCADVLALIARDAVWLSKGPFWEVPLGRRDGSVSISNETDALPPPTANFTVLTQLFAAVNLDAKDLVVLSAGHTIGTSHCFSFSDRLYNFTGMENPSDIDPTLEPQYMMRLKSKCASLNDNTTLVEMDPGSFKTFDTDYFKLVSKRRGLFHSDGALLTDPFTRAYVQRHATGAFKDEFFADFAASMIKMGNANPLTGGQGEIRKKCSVVNH; encoded by the exons ATGGCGTCGAGGTCTTTGATGGTGGCGCTCCTGCtcgcggcggtggcggcgacgtGCGCGCGGGCGCAGCTGCACGAGAAGTTCTACAGCGAGTCGTGCCCCAGCGTGGAGGACGTCGTGAGGAGGGAGATGGTGAGGGCGCTGTCCCTGGCGCCCAGCCTCGCCGGGCCGCTCCTCAGGATGCACTTCCACGACTGCTTCGTCAGG GGGTGCGACGGGTCTGTTCTGCTGGACTCGGCGAACAAGACAGCGGAGAAGGACGCACAGCCGAACCAGACGCTGCGAGGCTTCGGCTTCGTCGAGAGGGTGAAGGCCGCCGTGGAGAAGGCCTGCCCCGACACCGTCTCCTGCGCCGACGTGCTCGCCCTCATTGCCAGGGACGCGGTCTGGCTG AGCAAGGGGCCATTCTGGGAAGTTCCCCTCGGCCGGAGAGACGGCAGCGTGTCCATCTCCAACGAGACCGACGCCCTGCCACCTCCTACCGCCAACTTCACCGTGCTCACCCAGCTCTTCGCCGCCGTGAACCTCGACGCCAAGGACCTCGTCGTCCTCTCCGCCGGGCACACGATCGGGacgtcgcactgcttctccttcTCCGACCGGCTCTACAACTTCACCGGCATGGAGAACCCCAGCGACATCGACCCCACGCTGGAGCCGCAGTACATGATGCGGCTAAAGAGCAAGTGTGCCAGCCTCAACGACAACACCACCCTCGTGGAGATGGACCCCGGTAGCTTCAAGACCTTCGACACCGACTACTTCAAGCTGGTGAGCAAGCGGAGGGGCCTCTTCCACTCCGACGGCGCCCTCCTTACCGACCCCTTCACCCGCGCCTACGTCCAGCGCCATGCCACCGGCGCCTTCAAGGACGAGTTCTTCGCCGACTTCGCCGCCTCCATGATCAAGATGGGCAACGCCAACCCGCTCACCGGCGGCCAGGGCGAGATCAGGAAGAAGTGCAGCGTGGTTAACCATTAA